The Piliocolobus tephrosceles isolate RC106 chromosome 16, ASM277652v3, whole genome shotgun sequence DNA window GGCATCTggctcttcctttcctcctgggCGCCGCacaggtgcccctcccccagggccTCTCCCACGGGCCCTCTGGGTGTTGAAAGCCCCCTGAGCCTCACTGCCTCTTGGCCCCACCCCATCAGGCACTCTTTGGCTGCAGAACATTCtctgggggaggcagggaaggcagCCCGTGTGGAGGCGGGGCTGCCCTCTGGCCTGGAAGGCTGGAAGAAGCCAGCTGCTGGCAGCATATGGGGCTGTGGTCAAGGTGTGCCCCTGAGGACTGCTCACCAGGGCTCTCTGGCTGTTGAAAGATCGTCTTAAAGCTTCTTGATCACTTCTGTGTCCCTACAGTCCCTACTGTGGCATCTGGCCTGGACAGGGGCTACTGCCTGTGTGGCCCAGTCCCTCTGTTCTGCTGGGCTAGCACAATGGGAGGcccctctctgtccccacccatcTTTGCCGCCCCCCTGGGTGTGTGTGACAGGGGCCACGCGTGTGCAGGTCACACTGAGCAGTGGATGGGTTTCTTTGGGGTCAGTGCTGGGAGTGGGACCCAGGAGCTGGGATCCTGGGCCAGATGCTGGCCTTCCTTTTTGGCCCTGGCCCACCCTGTTTCTGCCTGGAGCTCTCAGCTGGccaggccaggaggcagaggtcctGTGAGTGATGGAGGCCAACGGAATGGGAGGTTGTCGGGCTGACGGCCCCCGAGTGCCTGCCCGCAGCTCCTAGGTGCTTTGCGGAGGAGGCTGCTGTGCCCTGCCGCCAGCCGCACCGTCCCCTTGTCCGCTGCTGAGCTCCTGCTGCCTTTCAAGGCCTTCTGGCTacctcctcagtctcccatgtcCTGCAGCCTCCCTGCCCGTGTCTGAGTCCCCGTAAACGTTTGTCCCTCTTGAGACAGGGTGTGGTGGATAATAAGTAGGGCTCTGGGGTCTCCTCGCTGGGCCCAAATCCTGATGGCACCAGCGGGTGCGTTACCgccccgtgcctcagtttcctcatctgcagaaggAGAATGGCAAGCCCCTGTGGCCAGTGCAGCCAGGACTCAGGTGCAGCGCAGGCGCCCGCGGGGCTCACGGGCACCCTCAGCTCCATGTCCTCTGGCTCCGTGTCCGCCGATGTGGTTGCTGTTGGAAAGCAATGGTGTGAGCTGGTTCCAAGCAGGGGTGTGGAGTCCCGGGGCAGGGCCGTGGGAGGCCTTATCACTGTGTCCTGCCTCACTTTCCGCCTCTCTGGATGGACCTGGCACCGATCCCTTGGGGTCGCTGTGGGGTCTGAGAACACTCGCTCCCACAGGTGCATCTGCAGACGCAGCAGGAGGTGAAGCTGCGCATGACGGGCATGGCACTGCGGGTGGTGCGCACCGACGGCATCCTGGCGCTCTACAGCGGCCTGAGCGCCTCGCTGTGCAGACAGGTGTGCGGCGGGTGCCAGTCTCGGACTCCCCACGAACCCTCGGGGCTCCCAGATGGACTCAGTCCTGCAGTGGGCCTCCAAGCTACTTCCGTCCCTGTTTCAAGACTTTGTGCAAGGAAGGACCTACCAGGCCGAGAGTTGGTGACCCCAGGGTGGGCCTTCCATGGGCAGCCACCCAGTTCTCAGGGCTGGGCCTGAGGCCGCCATTTAccggtggggaaactgaggcccagggagagagaaagcagggTGCAGCTCTAGATTTGTGAACTGGCTCAGCTGCATGCTGGCCCCATGGCCCGTCAGGGTCCCTGTGGACCCTTGGGCTGAGGGGGGCCCTGGCTGGGCCAGGGTGGTGAGGCTGAGGGGTGTGGGGCGTGCCTACCCCTCCAAGCCGGGCCCTTCTCCCCCAGATGACCTACTCCCTGACTCGGTTCGCCATCTACGAGACTGTGCGGGACCGCGTGGCCAAGGGCAGCCAGGGGCCCCTCCCCTTCCACCAGAAGGTGTTGCTGGGCTCCATCAGCGGTGAGCTGCCGGGTGGGAGGGGCACGGGGTGGCCAGGTGGGCTGAGGACGCCACGTGTCATTCTGCTTGTCTCTGGGGTTTGTGTCACCGCAGGTTTAGCTGGAGGCTTCGTGGGGACGCCCGCGGACTTGGTCAACGTCAGGTTGGTGTCTCCTCCACCCTACCTGCAAGGCTAGGGCCTGCCAGGGCTGCTCGCAGGGTGGGGTCAGCCTGGAACAAGCCGCTCAGACCCTGGTGTCCTGGGCATAGGAGGGTGGGTGTCCCTGAGCCCCGGCGTGCCCTGTCCTGTGGGCCCCGCTGACCAACATAAGCTCCCCTGCTGCCCGTGGGGCTCTGCCAGGGCTGCCCAGGCCCCTCGGCCCGCCTGCCCCTCCCGCCACCTGCTTCTGTTTCAGGATGCAGAATGACGTGAAGCTGCCCCAGGGTCAGCGGCGCAAGTGAGTCATGGGCAGTCCTGCCTTCTCGGGTGGTTGGGGTGCAGGAGGCTTGGGCGGGAGCGGACCCCCAGCTGCTCTGCCGTGACCTAGCCGGGACTCCAGCAGGCTGCGGTGCCTGTGTGGTCCATGGAGGGTCCTGACGGCTGTTCTGGACTCAGGGGTGTCACTCCGCCCCCCAGGACCTTTGGGTTCTTCCTGTGGGGAGAGCTTGGTTGGATTGCGGGCTGGGCCTGTTTGCACTCAGGGCGGTGAGTGCGGAGGTGAAATCCCCAGGTATGGAGAGAGCGCATGCGACAGAAACGCCCGAAGGAGGCACTGCCTCCCTGCCCAGCTCAGGGCAACTGTTCCCTCCTGCCATGGCCCGGGGCCTTTCCAGGGCCTAGGGTCCGCTCCAGCTGTAGCGTGAGCCATTTTCCCCGCCGCTTCCAAGGACCCTGGGGAGTTCTGGCTTCTAGCTGTGCACAGACGGTGTTCCCTCAGGACTCCCGGGGGCTGGCAGGCAGGAGGCCTGTGTTTTAGGAGCGGTGCCCATCCAGGGGCTCTGTTGGAAAAGATGGAGCCTCCTCCCTGAGGGCCAGCGGGGTGGACGGGGTGGCTGTGGGATGGTAGGACCAGCCTGAGATGTTCCCAGGGAGAGCTCCTCAGGCCCATGAGGCCTCTGCTTCCTCAAGAACCCCCAGCCAGCAACAGGGCCTGGGAGGACCCTCTGCGGGAGCCAGTGGTCAGGGGGAGTCTCATGTGGTCGTTCTGTGTCCCCGGCAGCTACGCCCACGCGCTGGACGGCCTGTACCGCGTGGCTCGTGAAGGTGAGGGGCAGGTTATGCTGTGCTGTGCACAGGCGAGGGTCTGGGGTTGCAGTCGGGGGGGGCAGCGCTGTGCAGGACTGGGCACCGAGGAATTGGGCCAGGTGCCTGGCCTCACCCCTTGCCTCACCCCTTGCTTGTGCAGAGGGTTTGAGGAGACTGTTCTCAGGTGCGACCATGGCATCCAGCCGAGGGGCCTTAGTCACCGTGGGCCAGGTAGGCCTCCTGTGTGGGGTGGGTGTGGGCAGTGCCTGTGACCTCTGACCTCCATCTTTAGAGGGGCCATAGAACAAGGCACTGGGCACCAAGACCCTCCTGGGGAACCACCAGCTGTGGCCTTAGTGGGGCGGGATTGGGGCATGGGTGGGTCAGGGCTGCAGCCTGTGAAGGACCTCGGGCAGGTGCCTCCCCTTTCTGGGCCTCACGGATGGACGGAGCAGGTGCTTGGCCATTGCCAGGTGGTGTCGCTTGGGGCACTGTGTGCTTCCCTGAGCTGGGCCccccactgcagccctgaccGCCCTTGTCCCCCTGCAGCTGTCCTGCTACGACCAGGCCAAGCAGCTGGTCCTTAGCACTGGGTACCTGTCTGACAGCATCTTTACTCACTTTGTCGCCAGCTTTATTGCGGTAAGTGGCTGGCGTGGCCAGGGTGGGTGTCCCTGGGCCGGCCTTGGGAGCTGAGGGCACCCAGGATGGGGCAGGCGCTGGGGAAGGCGGGGGCCTCGGGCATCTGGCAGTCCCCCCTGGGGCTCATAAGTGGGTGCCAGGGCTTTGAGAGCTCATGGGTCAGCCTGGTGCCCCCGCCAGCATGTTCCTGGCCTCCCCAGGAGTCAGGTCGAGGGGCTCTTTCTGGACTGACATGCGGGTGGGATTCGGCAGTGGTGCCAGGGGTACCTGGCAGGCCGCTGGTGACGAGCCCCCTCTCCAGGGTGGATGTGCCACGTTCCTGTGTCAGCCCCTGGATGTGCTGAAGACCCGTCTGATGAACTCCAAGGGGGAGTATCAGGTGAGCGGGTCCCTGCCTGTGCAGTCAGGCTGTGCAGCCCAGCGAGTCCTCTCACCTCTCCAGGGCGCGGACACTCGCACTGGGAACCCGGGGAAGGGCACCCCTCCCTTCTAGTTGTCTATCTCTGCACAGCACTTGGCCTCCGGAGAGGGGTCGTGCCTTTCAGTGCCtttgccttgtttttgtttttaaagacttattggcccagcgcagtggctcacgcctgtaaccccacactttgggagcctgaggcggccagaccgcttgagtctaggagttcaagacccgcctgggcaatatactgaaaccccatctctaccaaaaatacaaaaattaggggcccagtgcggtggctcacgcttataatcccagcactttgggaggccgaggcaggcggatcacctgaggtcaggagttcaagaccagcctggccaacatggtgaaaccccatctctactaaaaatacaaaaaattagctgggcatggtggcatgcgcctgtaatcccagctactcgggaggctgaggcagaagaatcgcttgaacctgggaggcggaggttgcagtgagctgagattgcaccattgcaccccagcctgggcaacaagagtgaaactccgtctcaaaaacaaaaacaaacaaacaaagaaaaattaggctcggtggcatgtgcctcccagctacacaggaggctgaagtgggataatcccttgagcccaggaggtccaggtgacagtgagccgagattataccactgcattccagcctgggtgacagagtgagactcttttgtaaaacatttattttcggccgggcatggtggctcatgcctgtaatcccaacactttggaaggccgaggtgggcagatcatgaggtcaggagttggagaccagcctgaccaacatggtgaaaccccgtctctactaaaaatacaaaaattagctgggcgtggtggcgggcgcctgtagtcccagctactttggaggctgaggcaggagaattgcttgaactcgggaggcgaaggttgcagtgagccgagat harbors:
- the SLC25A10 gene encoding mitochondrial dicarboxylate carrier — its product is MAAETRVSRWYFGGLASCGAACCTHPLDLLKVHLQTQQEVKLRMTGMALRVVRTDGILALYSGLSASLCRQMTYSLTRFAIYETVRDRVAKGSQGPLPFHQKVLLGSISGLAGGFVGTPADLVNVRMQNDVKLPQGQRRNYAHALDGLYRVAREEGLRRLFSGATMASSRGALVTVGQLSCYDQAKQLVLSTGYLSDSIFTHFVASFIAGGCATFLCQPLDVLKTRLMNSKGEYQGVFHCAVETAKLGPLAFYKGLVPAGIRLIPHTVLTFVFLEQLRKNFGIKVPS